The Megachile rotundata isolate GNS110a chromosome 11, iyMegRotu1, whole genome shotgun sequence genome includes a region encoding these proteins:
- the HDAC4 gene encoding histone deacetylase 4 isoform X8: MRAATTRVSYLVASPLDASFSPFSLLDRVGRSQRDSQSREDVGYGSVEIASAFTHLPQKEMARDTPGSPMSRPRELVGGVGGAATTLTSSAYHTASDPTALHGHALQQKILELQQHHQLQQQILRQQYQAQERQLAELHEQQMHQLKLWEQQKQLEEQRREKERLEALRKKDKHDHSAIASTEVKQRLQSFLVNKKQREAAAAANGAVPGTPGYRSWLQPQSESAGTVNSSHPYRMPQMLQEKFADDFPLRKTDSSSNPESGPNSPPTVNNSQASPTAAGNATAIQEETENTGYGGPLSSSSQQGSLSDLSLFSSPSMPNISLGRPHVPTGSSGTTGTKLATVSEAEVRAAFTARLGMPLTGQMLPGTLPFYPSLTVIEGEPPSSGGSSGGSGGSGGGGNGTAGYVHKQMQQNMEHHSNRQHPSSVYHAAAAAAAAAAAAAAAAAAPITDTQVAHARLQKAGHRPLGSRTQSAPLPLGHPMLQGGMIAPQTHYEEYLAEKQLHDQQQAHNYLKQQIRQTVLTRVGSRGQTNQLDEAPESEESEVIDLTGGKKDHSSEESEISKQQRDREQFLQQQRDLMMRHTLQISNESSAAYGGSRSGQASARPLSRALSSPLVHLGPQATGELFARTSSSHRPTTGLAYDPLMLKHACDCGETVRGHPEHGGRLQSVWARLSETGLLQRCDRIRSRKATLEEIQTCHSEAHALLFGTNPMNRQKLDVSKLSQLPIKSFVRLPCGGIGVDSDTTWNELNTAPAARMAVGCVVDLAFKTAMGDIKNGFAVVRPPGHHAETNQAMGFCFFNSVAIAARLLQQKLDVRKIMILDWDVHHGNGTQQMFYDDPRVLYLSIHRHDEGNFFPGTGGPTECGAGEGLGYNVNVAWSGGLNPPMGDAEYLAAFRTIVMPIARAFDPSIVLVSAGFDAAVGHPAPLGGYKVSPACFGKMTQQLLGLANGKVVLALEGGYDLAAICDSAQECVRALLGDEPSQLRDEELTRAPCQNAIDTLQKTIAVQMPHWPCVKLNAHTAPMSAIEAGQKERDESETVSAMASLSMQQPTNLTTTPEHSREVSEEPMEQDDAK, encoded by the exons ATGCGCGCCGCGACGACGCGAGTTTCTTACCTCGTCGCGTCTCCGCTCGACGCTTCGTTCTCGCCGTTTTCGTTGCTCGATCGAGTAGGACGCTCGCAACGAGATTCGCAATCGCGAG AAGACGTGGGTTACGGAAGCGTCGAAATCGCGTCCGCGTTTACCCATCTGCCGCAGAAAG AAATGGCCAGGGACACGCCGGGCTCACCGATGTCTAGGCCGAGAGAGCTGGTCGGCGGAGTTGGCGGTGCTGCGACCACCTTGACGTCCAGCGCGTACCACACCGCCTCCGACCCAACCGCCCTGCACGGTCACGCGCTCCAACAAAAAATACTCGAG CTGCAGCAGCATCATCAGCTACAGCAGCAGATACTGCGACAGCAGTACCAGGCGCAGGAACGACAACTGGCAGAGTTGCACGAGCAACAGATGCATCAGCTGAAG CTATGGGAGCAGCAGAAGCAGCTGGAGGAGCAACGGAGGGAGAAGGAGAGGCTGGAGGCGCTCAGGAAAAAGGATAAGCACGATCACAGCGCGATCGCCTCGACGGAGGTCAAGCAACGGCTTCAG AGCTTCCTTGTGAACAAGAAGCAGAGGGAGGCTGCTGCCGCCGCGAACGGAGCGGTTCCTGGTACACCTGGTTACAGAAGCTG GTTGCAGCCACAGTCAGAATCGGCAGGCACCGTGAACTCCTCGCACCCCTACCGCATGCCGCAGATGCTCCAAGAGAAGTTCGCGGACGACTTTCCCCTCCGGAAAACAG ATTCTAGCAGCAATCCAGAGTCTGGGCCTAACTCACCGCCGACCGTTAACAATTCCCAAGCGAGTCCTACCGCGGCCGGCAACGCGACAGCCATTCAAGAG GAAACCGAAAACACCGGCTACGGCGGTCCTCTGTCCAGCAGCAGTCAACAGGGTAGTCTTTCGGACCTGTCGTTGTTCAGTTCACCGTCCATGCCAAACATCTCGCTGGGTCGACCTCACGTTCCGACCGGATCATCCGGCACG ACCGGCACGAAATTGGCGACCGTCTCGGAGGCAGAGGTACGAGCCGCGTTTACGGCGCGGTTAGGTATGCCGCTCACGGGGCAAATGTTGCCGGGCACCTTGCCATTCTATCCGTCGTTGACGGTGATCGAAGGGGAACCGCCGTCGAGTGGGGGTAGCAGTGGCGGTAGCGGTGGCAGCGGTGGTGGTGGCAACGGCACCGCTGGCTACGTTCATAAACAGATGCAGCAAAATATGGAACACCATTCGAACAGGCAACACCCGTCGTCCGTGTATCACGCTGCCGCTGCGGCAGCGGCCGCAGCAGCAGCGGCCGCAGCCGCGGCGGCCGCGCCCATCACGGACACGCAGGTAGCGCACGCGAGACTGCAAAAGGCTGGTCACCGGCCTTTAGGTA GTAGAACCCAATCCGCGCCGCTACCTCTGGGTCATCCGATGCTGCAAGGTGGCATGATAGCGCCGCAAACCCACTACGAAGAGTACCTGGCCGAGAAACAGCTCCACGATCAACAACAAGCGCACAACTACCTGAAACAACAGATCCGTCAAACGGTGTTGACACGGGTCGGCTCCCGTGGTCAGACCAACCAGTTGGACGAGGCGCCCGAGTCCGAAGAGTCCGAGGTGATCGATCTGACTGGCGGGAAGAAAGATCACTCGTCCGAGGAGAGCGAGATTTCCAAACAGCAACGGGATCGGGAGCAATTTCTTCAGCAACAGAGGGATCTGATGATGAGGCATACTTTGCAAATCTCGAACGAGTCGTCCGCGGCCTACGGTGGAAGCAGGAGCGGTCAGGCCAGTGCCAGACCGTTGTCCAGAGCGCTCTCGAGCCCGTTGGTTCATCTGG GTCCTCAAGCAACCGGTGAGCTATTCGCGCGAACCTCCTCCTCTCATCGACCCACCACCGGTTTGGCCTACGATCCGCTGATGCTGAAACACGCGTGCGACTGCGGCGAAACTGTACGGGGTCATCCCGAGCACGGCGGCAGGCTGCAGAGCGTCTGGGCCCGGCTGTCCGAGACCGGCTTGCTACAGAGGTGCGATCGAATACGATCGCGCAAAGCCACCCTCGAGGAGATTCAAACATGTCACAGCGAAGCTCACGCTCTTCTCTTCG GAACGAATCCGATGAATCGGCAAAAGTTGGACGTGTCGAAGCTCTCTCAGCTGCCCATCAAGAGTTTCGTGCGACTGCCTTGCGGCGGCATCGGCGTCGATTCCGACACCACGTGGAACGAATTGAATACCGCGCCAGCCGCCAGAATGGCCGTCGGTTGCGTGGTCGACCTCGCCTTCAAAACCGCCATGGGCGACATTAAGAACGGTTTCGCCGTCGTTCGACCACCGGGCCATCACGCCGAAACCAATCAAGCCATGGGATTCTGCTTCTTCAACTCGGTCGCGATCGCCGCGCGATTGCTTCAGCAGAAGCTCGACGTTCGGAAAATTATGATTTTGGATTGG GACGTCCACCATGGGAACGGAACGCAGCAAATGTTTTACGACGACCCGCGAGTGTTGTATCTGTCGATACACAGGCACGACGAAGGTAACTTTTTCCCGGGCACTGGAGGACCAACCGAGTGCGGAGCCGGCGAAGGTTTAGGATACAACGTGAACGTCGCGTGGTCCGGCGGCTTGAATCCACCTATGGGAGACGCCGAGTACCTCGCCGCATTTCGCACTATCGTCATGCCCATCGCGAGGGCGTTCGACCCGAGTATCGTACTCGTCTCCGCCGGTTTCGACGCCGCGGTTGGACACCCGGCTCCTCTCGGCGGTTACAAAGTTAGCCCGGCATGTTTCGGAAAGATGACCCAACAGCTGCTCGGTCTGGCCAACGGCAAGGTCGTCTTAGCTCTTGAAGGCGGCTACGACCTCGCCGCCATCTGCGATTCCGCCCAAGAGTGCGTCCGAGCTCTCCTCGGGGATGAACCCAGTCAACTTCGGGATGAGGAGTTGACCAGGGCGCCTTGTCAGAACGCCATCGACACGCTGCAGAAGACTATCGCCGTTCAG ATGCCGCATTGGCCTTGCGTGAAGCTGAACGCGCACACAGCGCCGATGAGCGCCATTGAAGCCGGCCAGAAGGAACGCGACGAATCCGAGACAGTCTCCGCGATGGCCTCCCTGTCAATGCAGCAGCCTACCAATTTAAC GACTACCCCAGAACATTCCCGCGAAGTTTCCGAAGAGCCGATGGAACAAGACGACGCCAAATGA
- the HDAC4 gene encoding histone deacetylase 4 isoform X16: MTWVTEASKSRPRLPICRRKLQQHHQLQQQILRQQYQAQERQLAELHEQQMHQLKLWEQQKQLEEQRREKERLEALRKKDKHDHSAIASTEVKQRLQSFLVNKKQREAAAAANGAVPGTPGYRSWLQPQSESAGTVNSSHPYRMPQMLQEKFADDFPLRKTASEPNLLKVRLKQRVERNMAASRNSPLMARRKDRLLSHLKRRSLLANSSSNPESGPNSPPTVNNSQASPTAAGNATAIQEETENTGYGGPLSSSSQQGSLSDLSLFSSPSMPNISLGRPHVPTGSSGTTGTKLATVSEAEVRAAFTARLGMPLTGQMLPGTLPFYPSLTVIEGEPPSSGGSSGGSGGSGGGGNGTAGYVHKQMQQNMEHHSNRQHPSSVYHAAAAAAAAAAAAAAAAAAPITDTQVAHARLQKAGHRPLGSRTQSAPLPLGHPMLQGGMIAPQTHYEEYLAEKQLHDQQQAHNYLKQQIRQTVLTRVGSRGQTNQLDEAPESEESEVIDLTGGKKDHSSEESEISKQQRDREQFLQQQRDLMMRHTLQISNESSAAYGGSRSGQASARPLSRALSSPLVHLGPQATGELFARTSSSHRPTTGLAYDPLMLKHACDCGETVRGHPEHGGRLQSVWARLSETGLLQRCDRIRSRKATLEEIQTCHSEAHALLFGTNPMNRQKLDVSKLSQLPIKSFVRLPCGGIGVDSDTTWNELNTAPAARMAVGCVVDLAFKTAMGDIKNGFAVVRPPGHHAETNQAMGFCFFNSVAIAARLLQQKLDVRKIMILDWDVHHGNGTQQMFYDDPRVLYLSIHRHDEGNFFPGTGGPTECGAGEGLGYNVNVAWSGGLNPPMGDAEYLAAFRTIVMPIARAFDPSIVLVSAGFDAAVGHPAPLGGYKVSPACFGKMTQQLLGLANGKVVLALEGGYDLAAICDSAQECVRALLGDEPSQLRDEELTRAPCQNAIDTLQKTIAVQMPHWPCVKLNAHTAPMSAIEAGQKERDESETVSAMASLSMQQPTNLTTTPEHSREVSEEPMEQDDAK; encoded by the exons ATG ACGTGGGTTACGGAAGCGTCGAAATCGCGTCCGCGTTTACCCATCTGCCGCAGAAAG CTGCAGCAGCATCATCAGCTACAGCAGCAGATACTGCGACAGCAGTACCAGGCGCAGGAACGACAACTGGCAGAGTTGCACGAGCAACAGATGCATCAGCTGAAG CTATGGGAGCAGCAGAAGCAGCTGGAGGAGCAACGGAGGGAGAAGGAGAGGCTGGAGGCGCTCAGGAAAAAGGATAAGCACGATCACAGCGCGATCGCCTCGACGGAGGTCAAGCAACGGCTTCAG AGCTTCCTTGTGAACAAGAAGCAGAGGGAGGCTGCTGCCGCCGCGAACGGAGCGGTTCCTGGTACACCTGGTTACAGAAGCTG GTTGCAGCCACAGTCAGAATCGGCAGGCACCGTGAACTCCTCGCACCCCTACCGCATGCCGCAGATGCTCCAAGAGAAGTTCGCGGACGACTTTCCCCTCCGGAAAACAG CCTCGGAGCCGAACCTGCTGAAGGTGCGATTAAAGCAACGCGTGGAGAGGAACATGGCCGCCTCGAGAAACTCACCCCTGATGGCACGCCGGAAGGACCGTCTGCTGTCGCACCTCAAGCGGAGGTCACTGCTAGCAA ATTCTAGCAGCAATCCAGAGTCTGGGCCTAACTCACCGCCGACCGTTAACAATTCCCAAGCGAGTCCTACCGCGGCCGGCAACGCGACAGCCATTCAAGAG GAAACCGAAAACACCGGCTACGGCGGTCCTCTGTCCAGCAGCAGTCAACAGGGTAGTCTTTCGGACCTGTCGTTGTTCAGTTCACCGTCCATGCCAAACATCTCGCTGGGTCGACCTCACGTTCCGACCGGATCATCCGGCACG ACCGGCACGAAATTGGCGACCGTCTCGGAGGCAGAGGTACGAGCCGCGTTTACGGCGCGGTTAGGTATGCCGCTCACGGGGCAAATGTTGCCGGGCACCTTGCCATTCTATCCGTCGTTGACGGTGATCGAAGGGGAACCGCCGTCGAGTGGGGGTAGCAGTGGCGGTAGCGGTGGCAGCGGTGGTGGTGGCAACGGCACCGCTGGCTACGTTCATAAACAGATGCAGCAAAATATGGAACACCATTCGAACAGGCAACACCCGTCGTCCGTGTATCACGCTGCCGCTGCGGCAGCGGCCGCAGCAGCAGCGGCCGCAGCCGCGGCGGCCGCGCCCATCACGGACACGCAGGTAGCGCACGCGAGACTGCAAAAGGCTGGTCACCGGCCTTTAGGTA GTAGAACCCAATCCGCGCCGCTACCTCTGGGTCATCCGATGCTGCAAGGTGGCATGATAGCGCCGCAAACCCACTACGAAGAGTACCTGGCCGAGAAACAGCTCCACGATCAACAACAAGCGCACAACTACCTGAAACAACAGATCCGTCAAACGGTGTTGACACGGGTCGGCTCCCGTGGTCAGACCAACCAGTTGGACGAGGCGCCCGAGTCCGAAGAGTCCGAGGTGATCGATCTGACTGGCGGGAAGAAAGATCACTCGTCCGAGGAGAGCGAGATTTCCAAACAGCAACGGGATCGGGAGCAATTTCTTCAGCAACAGAGGGATCTGATGATGAGGCATACTTTGCAAATCTCGAACGAGTCGTCCGCGGCCTACGGTGGAAGCAGGAGCGGTCAGGCCAGTGCCAGACCGTTGTCCAGAGCGCTCTCGAGCCCGTTGGTTCATCTGG GTCCTCAAGCAACCGGTGAGCTATTCGCGCGAACCTCCTCCTCTCATCGACCCACCACCGGTTTGGCCTACGATCCGCTGATGCTGAAACACGCGTGCGACTGCGGCGAAACTGTACGGGGTCATCCCGAGCACGGCGGCAGGCTGCAGAGCGTCTGGGCCCGGCTGTCCGAGACCGGCTTGCTACAGAGGTGCGATCGAATACGATCGCGCAAAGCCACCCTCGAGGAGATTCAAACATGTCACAGCGAAGCTCACGCTCTTCTCTTCG GAACGAATCCGATGAATCGGCAAAAGTTGGACGTGTCGAAGCTCTCTCAGCTGCCCATCAAGAGTTTCGTGCGACTGCCTTGCGGCGGCATCGGCGTCGATTCCGACACCACGTGGAACGAATTGAATACCGCGCCAGCCGCCAGAATGGCCGTCGGTTGCGTGGTCGACCTCGCCTTCAAAACCGCCATGGGCGACATTAAGAACGGTTTCGCCGTCGTTCGACCACCGGGCCATCACGCCGAAACCAATCAAGCCATGGGATTCTGCTTCTTCAACTCGGTCGCGATCGCCGCGCGATTGCTTCAGCAGAAGCTCGACGTTCGGAAAATTATGATTTTGGATTGG GACGTCCACCATGGGAACGGAACGCAGCAAATGTTTTACGACGACCCGCGAGTGTTGTATCTGTCGATACACAGGCACGACGAAGGTAACTTTTTCCCGGGCACTGGAGGACCAACCGAGTGCGGAGCCGGCGAAGGTTTAGGATACAACGTGAACGTCGCGTGGTCCGGCGGCTTGAATCCACCTATGGGAGACGCCGAGTACCTCGCCGCATTTCGCACTATCGTCATGCCCATCGCGAGGGCGTTCGACCCGAGTATCGTACTCGTCTCCGCCGGTTTCGACGCCGCGGTTGGACACCCGGCTCCTCTCGGCGGTTACAAAGTTAGCCCGGCATGTTTCGGAAAGATGACCCAACAGCTGCTCGGTCTGGCCAACGGCAAGGTCGTCTTAGCTCTTGAAGGCGGCTACGACCTCGCCGCCATCTGCGATTCCGCCCAAGAGTGCGTCCGAGCTCTCCTCGGGGATGAACCCAGTCAACTTCGGGATGAGGAGTTGACCAGGGCGCCTTGTCAGAACGCCATCGACACGCTGCAGAAGACTATCGCCGTTCAG ATGCCGCATTGGCCTTGCGTGAAGCTGAACGCGCACACAGCGCCGATGAGCGCCATTGAAGCCGGCCAGAAGGAACGCGACGAATCCGAGACAGTCTCCGCGATGGCCTCCCTGTCAATGCAGCAGCCTACCAATTTAAC GACTACCCCAGAACATTCCCGCGAAGTTTCCGAAGAGCCGATGGAACAAGACGACGCCAAATGA
- the HDAC4 gene encoding histone deacetylase 4 isoform X6, with translation MFDVGYGSVEIASAFTHLPQKEMARDTPGSPMSRPRELVGGVGGAATTLTSSAYHTASDPTALHGHALQQKILELQQHHQLQQQILRQQYQAQERQLAELHEQQMHQLKLWEQQKQLEEQRREKERLEALRKKDKHDHSAIASTEVKQRLQSFLVNKKQREAAAAANGAVPGTPGYRSWLQPQSESAGTVNSSHPYRMPQMLQEKFADDFPLRKTASEPNLLKVRLKQRVERNMAASRNSPLMARRKDRLLSHLKRRSLLANSSSNPESGPNSPPTVNNSQASPTAAGNATAIQEETENTGYGGPLSSSSQQGSLSDLSLFSSPSMPNISLGRPHVPTGSSGTTGTKLATVSEAEVRAAFTARLGMPLTGQMLPGTLPFYPSLTVIEGEPPSSGGSSGGSGGSGGGGNGTAGYVHKQMQQNMEHHSNRQHPSSVYHAAAAAAAAAAAAAAAAAAPITDTQVAHARLQKAGHRPLGSRTQSAPLPLGHPMLQGGMIAPQTHYEEYLAEKQLHDQQQAHNYLKQQIRQTVLTRVGSRGQTNQLDEAPESEESEVIDLTGGKKDHSSEESEISKQQRDREQFLQQQRDLMMRHTLQISNESSAAYGGSRSGQASARPLSRALSSPLVHLGPQATGELFARTSSSHRPTTGLAYDPLMLKHACDCGETVRGHPEHGGRLQSVWARLSETGLLQRCDRIRSRKATLEEIQTCHSEAHALLFGTNPMNRQKLDVSKLSQLPIKSFVRLPCGGIGVDSDTTWNELNTAPAARMAVGCVVDLAFKTAMGDIKNGFAVVRPPGHHAETNQAMGFCFFNSVAIAARLLQQKLDVRKIMILDWDVHHGNGTQQMFYDDPRVLYLSIHRHDEGNFFPGTGGPTECGAGEGLGYNVNVAWSGGLNPPMGDAEYLAAFRTIVMPIARAFDPSIVLVSAGFDAAVGHPAPLGGYKVSPACFGKMTQQLLGLANGKVVLALEGGYDLAAICDSAQECVRALLGDEPSQLRDEELTRAPCQNAIDTLQKTIAVQMPHWPCVKLNAHTAPMSAIEAGQKERDESETVSAMASLSMQQPTNLTTTPEHSREVSEEPMEQDDAK, from the exons ACGTGGGTTACGGAAGCGTCGAAATCGCGTCCGCGTTTACCCATCTGCCGCAGAAAG AAATGGCCAGGGACACGCCGGGCTCACCGATGTCTAGGCCGAGAGAGCTGGTCGGCGGAGTTGGCGGTGCTGCGACCACCTTGACGTCCAGCGCGTACCACACCGCCTCCGACCCAACCGCCCTGCACGGTCACGCGCTCCAACAAAAAATACTCGAG CTGCAGCAGCATCATCAGCTACAGCAGCAGATACTGCGACAGCAGTACCAGGCGCAGGAACGACAACTGGCAGAGTTGCACGAGCAACAGATGCATCAGCTGAAG CTATGGGAGCAGCAGAAGCAGCTGGAGGAGCAACGGAGGGAGAAGGAGAGGCTGGAGGCGCTCAGGAAAAAGGATAAGCACGATCACAGCGCGATCGCCTCGACGGAGGTCAAGCAACGGCTTCAG AGCTTCCTTGTGAACAAGAAGCAGAGGGAGGCTGCTGCCGCCGCGAACGGAGCGGTTCCTGGTACACCTGGTTACAGAAGCTG GTTGCAGCCACAGTCAGAATCGGCAGGCACCGTGAACTCCTCGCACCCCTACCGCATGCCGCAGATGCTCCAAGAGAAGTTCGCGGACGACTTTCCCCTCCGGAAAACAG CCTCGGAGCCGAACCTGCTGAAGGTGCGATTAAAGCAACGCGTGGAGAGGAACATGGCCGCCTCGAGAAACTCACCCCTGATGGCACGCCGGAAGGACCGTCTGCTGTCGCACCTCAAGCGGAGGTCACTGCTAGCAA ATTCTAGCAGCAATCCAGAGTCTGGGCCTAACTCACCGCCGACCGTTAACAATTCCCAAGCGAGTCCTACCGCGGCCGGCAACGCGACAGCCATTCAAGAG GAAACCGAAAACACCGGCTACGGCGGTCCTCTGTCCAGCAGCAGTCAACAGGGTAGTCTTTCGGACCTGTCGTTGTTCAGTTCACCGTCCATGCCAAACATCTCGCTGGGTCGACCTCACGTTCCGACCGGATCATCCGGCACG ACCGGCACGAAATTGGCGACCGTCTCGGAGGCAGAGGTACGAGCCGCGTTTACGGCGCGGTTAGGTATGCCGCTCACGGGGCAAATGTTGCCGGGCACCTTGCCATTCTATCCGTCGTTGACGGTGATCGAAGGGGAACCGCCGTCGAGTGGGGGTAGCAGTGGCGGTAGCGGTGGCAGCGGTGGTGGTGGCAACGGCACCGCTGGCTACGTTCATAAACAGATGCAGCAAAATATGGAACACCATTCGAACAGGCAACACCCGTCGTCCGTGTATCACGCTGCCGCTGCGGCAGCGGCCGCAGCAGCAGCGGCCGCAGCCGCGGCGGCCGCGCCCATCACGGACACGCAGGTAGCGCACGCGAGACTGCAAAAGGCTGGTCACCGGCCTTTAGGTA GTAGAACCCAATCCGCGCCGCTACCTCTGGGTCATCCGATGCTGCAAGGTGGCATGATAGCGCCGCAAACCCACTACGAAGAGTACCTGGCCGAGAAACAGCTCCACGATCAACAACAAGCGCACAACTACCTGAAACAACAGATCCGTCAAACGGTGTTGACACGGGTCGGCTCCCGTGGTCAGACCAACCAGTTGGACGAGGCGCCCGAGTCCGAAGAGTCCGAGGTGATCGATCTGACTGGCGGGAAGAAAGATCACTCGTCCGAGGAGAGCGAGATTTCCAAACAGCAACGGGATCGGGAGCAATTTCTTCAGCAACAGAGGGATCTGATGATGAGGCATACTTTGCAAATCTCGAACGAGTCGTCCGCGGCCTACGGTGGAAGCAGGAGCGGTCAGGCCAGTGCCAGACCGTTGTCCAGAGCGCTCTCGAGCCCGTTGGTTCATCTGG GTCCTCAAGCAACCGGTGAGCTATTCGCGCGAACCTCCTCCTCTCATCGACCCACCACCGGTTTGGCCTACGATCCGCTGATGCTGAAACACGCGTGCGACTGCGGCGAAACTGTACGGGGTCATCCCGAGCACGGCGGCAGGCTGCAGAGCGTCTGGGCCCGGCTGTCCGAGACCGGCTTGCTACAGAGGTGCGATCGAATACGATCGCGCAAAGCCACCCTCGAGGAGATTCAAACATGTCACAGCGAAGCTCACGCTCTTCTCTTCG GAACGAATCCGATGAATCGGCAAAAGTTGGACGTGTCGAAGCTCTCTCAGCTGCCCATCAAGAGTTTCGTGCGACTGCCTTGCGGCGGCATCGGCGTCGATTCCGACACCACGTGGAACGAATTGAATACCGCGCCAGCCGCCAGAATGGCCGTCGGTTGCGTGGTCGACCTCGCCTTCAAAACCGCCATGGGCGACATTAAGAACGGTTTCGCCGTCGTTCGACCACCGGGCCATCACGCCGAAACCAATCAAGCCATGGGATTCTGCTTCTTCAACTCGGTCGCGATCGCCGCGCGATTGCTTCAGCAGAAGCTCGACGTTCGGAAAATTATGATTTTGGATTGG GACGTCCACCATGGGAACGGAACGCAGCAAATGTTTTACGACGACCCGCGAGTGTTGTATCTGTCGATACACAGGCACGACGAAGGTAACTTTTTCCCGGGCACTGGAGGACCAACCGAGTGCGGAGCCGGCGAAGGTTTAGGATACAACGTGAACGTCGCGTGGTCCGGCGGCTTGAATCCACCTATGGGAGACGCCGAGTACCTCGCCGCATTTCGCACTATCGTCATGCCCATCGCGAGGGCGTTCGACCCGAGTATCGTACTCGTCTCCGCCGGTTTCGACGCCGCGGTTGGACACCCGGCTCCTCTCGGCGGTTACAAAGTTAGCCCGGCATGTTTCGGAAAGATGACCCAACAGCTGCTCGGTCTGGCCAACGGCAAGGTCGTCTTAGCTCTTGAAGGCGGCTACGACCTCGCCGCCATCTGCGATTCCGCCCAAGAGTGCGTCCGAGCTCTCCTCGGGGATGAACCCAGTCAACTTCGGGATGAGGAGTTGACCAGGGCGCCTTGTCAGAACGCCATCGACACGCTGCAGAAGACTATCGCCGTTCAG ATGCCGCATTGGCCTTGCGTGAAGCTGAACGCGCACACAGCGCCGATGAGCGCCATTGAAGCCGGCCAGAAGGAACGCGACGAATCCGAGACAGTCTCCGCGATGGCCTCCCTGTCAATGCAGCAGCCTACCAATTTAAC GACTACCCCAGAACATTCCCGCGAAGTTTCCGAAGAGCCGATGGAACAAGACGACGCCAAATGA